TCCATACTGCCGATGGTGCAAAGCTTGCTGGCCGAGGCCGGAATCGGCCTGGCACAGTGCGATGGCCTGGCCTTCGGTGTAGGTCCCGGTTCATTTACCGGGGTGCGCACCGCCTGCGGAATCGTGCAAGGATTGGCTTTCGGTGCTGATCTGCCGGTGTTACCGGTGGTGACGCTGGAAGCCATGGCCCAGGCTTGTCGCGATTTGAACGGCACGGGCGAAGTGCTGGCGATCCTGGATGCGCGTATGGGCGAGGTCTACTGGGCGCAATATCGTTTCGATGGCGCTGCCTGGAAGGAAATCGTCGCGCCCACATTGTCATCGCCTGCGCAGGTAATGCCGCTGGCGGGCGGTTCGTCTCCGCTACAAGCCTGCGGCAATGGATTATCGGCTTATGCGTCGGCATTTGCCGCTGCTTCCTTCGCTGCAACTGGCTTGCCGGCCATCATGCCGCATGCGCGCCAGATAGCGCTGCTGGGCGGTGTGGCGCTGGCCCAGGGGCGCGGCTTGAGCGCTGTAGAGGCGCAACCGCTGTACCTGCGTAA
This DNA window, taken from Collimonas arenae, encodes the following:
- the tsaB gene encoding tRNA (adenosine(37)-N6)-threonylcarbamoyltransferase complex dimerization subunit type 1 TsaB; amino-acid sequence: MQTILAIETSTELASAAILRDGQMIIRETTGVQTHSQSILPMVQSLLAEAGIGLAQCDGLAFGVGPGSFTGVRTACGIVQGLAFGADLPVLPVVTLEAMAQACRDLNGTGEVLAILDARMGEVYWAQYRFDGAAWKEIVAPTLSSPAQVMPLAGGSSPLQACGNGLSAYASAFAAASFAATGLPAIMPHARQIALLGGVALAQGRGLSAVEAQPLYLRNKVALTTAERAAKVSA